In Scyliorhinus canicula chromosome 8, sScyCan1.1, whole genome shotgun sequence, one DNA window encodes the following:
- the LOC119970738 gene encoding profilin-3-like: MTSDMTLCWTLASFPSLPSGYKHVISLSSTIRAKNMLDWKEYIAAILQDNAIADIAIVGCTPKNKKIWACRSDGVLGQVTSQEIEVIIDEDRKSILQNGITIGGKKYSIIRDNMLLEKNPSMDVRTLGGEEKSICIGRSSRVLMFLMGQKGVHGGVVNKKMHDLVDSLNRNGNI, from the coding sequence ATGACATCAGATATGACCCTGTGCTGGACCTTGGCTTCATTTCCCAGCCTTCCCTCAGGGTACAAGCACGTCATCTCTTTGTCCTCTACTATAAGGGCTAAAAATATGCTGGATTGGAAAGAATATATTGCGGCAATTCTGCAAGACAATGCCATTGCAGACATTGCCATAGTTGGATGCACACCTAAAAACAAAAAGATTTGGGCATGTAGAAGCGACGGTGTGTTGGGGCAGGTTACATCCCAGGAGATCGAAGTGATCATTGACGAAGACAGAAAGTCGATCCTCCAAAACGGGATCACCATCGGTGGGAAGAAGTATTCCATCATCCGCGACAACATGCTGCTGGAGAAGAATCCCTCGATGGATGTCAGGACACTGGGCGGTGAAGAAAAGAGCATCTGTATCGGGAGGTCTTCCAGAGTTTTGATGTTTCTGATGGGGCAGAAGGGAGTTCATGGAGGAGTTGTGAACAAAAAGATGCATGACTTAGTGGATTCCCTAAACCGAAATGGTAACATCTAA